The following proteins are co-located in the Pseudobacteriovorax antillogorgiicola genome:
- a CDS encoding YciI family protein yields the protein MKRLVFMSFLAASILSTTVSVQTLANASPSEAPTVLGLPVEYLVVFEMKRSFVRPKHDERPNLNFEPRPFEGDLANTQILNDHLAYMAQLKAEGTLLTGGPLLENVEDLAKLDGAMFIYSAPSKQDVLDIINLDPFLSEGMMRIKFVRPMIDLTKAPVPAP from the coding sequence ATGAAACGTCTTGTGTTTATGTCATTTCTAGCGGCAAGTATTTTATCTACAACTGTCTCTGTACAAACCCTCGCTAACGCGAGTCCGAGTGAGGCTCCTACTGTACTTGGTTTGCCAGTAGAGTATCTGGTTGTATTTGAAATGAAGCGTTCCTTTGTGCGACCTAAGCATGATGAACGGCCCAATCTTAATTTTGAGCCTCGTCCCTTTGAAGGTGATCTTGCGAACACCCAGATTCTGAATGACCATCTCGCGTATATGGCTCAGCTCAAAGCTGAAGGTACCCTCCTTACCGGTGGGCCACTACTTGAAAATGTTGAAGATTTGGCGAAGTTGGATGGTGCCATGTTCATCTATTCCGCTCCCTCCAAGCAAGACGTGCTCGACATCATCAACCTCGATCCTTTCCTAAGCGAAGGTATGATGCGCATCAAATTTGTGCGTCCGATGATCGACCTCACCAAAGCGCCTGTACCTGCTCCTTAG
- a CDS encoding glycoside hydrolase family 15 protein — translation MELGIIGNCQYSALISPLGNVEWLCWPRFDSSFVFGGLIDKNRGGCFQISMEDNTRGVQSYVGNTNVLRTVFSSEHGSFEVIDFAPRFQQYNRYFKPKALFRIVRPISGKPRCRVQIDAKINYGEKSSKQILESNHIEFQGYDSPLRLTSNAPLTYIASHKSFVVDRSFYFALTQGQPLEADLKEVSIHFYEKTCEYWERWIKHSHLPNRFQEEVIRSALVLKLHQFEDTGAIIAATTTSIPEASGTERNWDYRYCWIRDAMFSLSALQRLTHFEELEKFLLYLHNLVEDSRQRDFFIQPVYGIDGNSSLVEVILDHLEGFQGNKPVRIGNQAYEHLQYDVYGEILLALSPIYLDHRFCKEKDMVPLGIVDNLIDQIERYLTAPDAGLWEFRGKAQVHTFTLLLNWAGLQIGEKIFANAGKTDKALRCSSLRRKISEYIDTMAWNNELETFTQAVGSRDLDASLLMMVNMGYLRKNDPRAHKLVDSIKEHLSHPSGLLHRYIASDDFGETHNAFLICSFWLVEALAHLDRREEAMELLEKLLTYKNHLGLYSEDVDPKTGALWGNFPQTYSHVGFINAVFTLFPHQGSLFLESEASHE, via the coding sequence ATGGAACTAGGTATTATTGGCAACTGCCAATACAGTGCTCTTATCAGCCCCTTGGGAAATGTGGAGTGGTTATGTTGGCCTCGATTTGACTCAAGCTTTGTATTCGGTGGCTTGATTGATAAAAACCGAGGGGGATGCTTTCAAATTTCGATGGAGGATAACACCCGAGGTGTGCAGAGCTACGTTGGCAACACCAATGTTTTGCGAACTGTTTTCTCAAGTGAACATGGCAGCTTCGAGGTGATTGATTTTGCACCCCGATTCCAACAATACAATCGCTACTTCAAACCCAAGGCTTTGTTTCGCATCGTTCGCCCCATATCTGGGAAGCCTCGCTGCCGTGTTCAGATCGATGCTAAAATCAACTACGGCGAAAAAAGTAGCAAGCAGATCCTAGAGTCAAACCACATTGAGTTTCAGGGCTACGACTCTCCACTGCGGCTAACTAGCAATGCTCCCCTCACCTATATCGCATCCCATAAAAGCTTTGTGGTTGACCGATCATTTTACTTCGCCCTTACCCAGGGTCAGCCATTGGAAGCGGACCTTAAAGAAGTTTCGATTCATTTTTACGAGAAAACTTGCGAGTACTGGGAACGGTGGATCAAACATAGTCACTTACCCAATCGATTCCAGGAGGAGGTTATCCGCTCTGCCCTCGTTCTTAAGCTTCACCAATTCGAAGACACTGGCGCAATTATAGCGGCTACAACCACTAGCATTCCCGAAGCCTCTGGCACCGAACGAAATTGGGACTATCGTTACTGCTGGATTCGTGATGCTATGTTTTCACTTTCCGCCCTGCAACGACTCACTCACTTTGAAGAGCTTGAAAAATTCCTTTTGTACCTGCACAATCTTGTCGAAGATTCACGGCAACGAGATTTTTTCATTCAACCCGTTTACGGCATTGATGGCAACTCATCCCTGGTCGAAGTCATCCTGGATCATCTAGAAGGCTTCCAGGGCAACAAACCAGTGCGCATCGGGAATCAGGCCTATGAGCATCTGCAATACGATGTTTATGGAGAGATTCTCCTGGCTCTGAGCCCTATCTACCTTGATCATCGCTTTTGTAAAGAAAAAGACATGGTTCCTCTTGGTATCGTAGACAATCTGATCGACCAGATCGAACGTTACCTCACAGCACCTGATGCTGGGCTATGGGAGTTTCGAGGCAAAGCTCAGGTTCATACTTTTACTCTACTTCTTAACTGGGCCGGTCTTCAAATCGGCGAGAAGATATTTGCCAACGCCGGCAAAACAGATAAGGCACTCCGGTGTTCCAGTCTACGCCGCAAGATTTCAGAGTATATCGATACCATGGCTTGGAACAACGAGCTTGAGACCTTTACCCAAGCGGTTGGATCGAGAGACTTAGACGCCTCGCTCCTGATGATGGTGAATATGGGCTATCTTCGTAAGAATGATCCCAGGGCTCATAAGCTTGTGGACTCGATCAAGGAACATCTATCTCACCCCAGTGGCCTTTTACATCGCTACATAGCGTCCGATGATTTTGGCGAGACTCACAATGCCTTTCTTATTTGTTCGTTTTGGCTTGTTGAAGCGCTCGCTCACCTGGATCGGCGAGAAGAGGCTATGGAACTACTTGAAAAGCTGCTCACCTATAAAAATCATCTAGGGCTCTATAGTGAGGATGTCGACCCCAAGACTGGGGCTCTTTGGGGGAACTTCCCTCAAACCTATTCTCATGTTGGTTTTATCAATGCCGTATTTACTTTGTTTCCCCATCAAGGTTCATTATTCTTAGAAAGCGAGGCAAGTCATGAGTGA
- a CDS encoding bifunctional alpha,alpha-trehalose-phosphate synthase (UDP-forming)/trehalose-phosphatase, with protein sequence MSEQGKLFIVSNRLPVNYNDEAPAGQRLKASSGGLVTGLREIHEQSDSLWIGFLGQLQGQDPELESYLKEHNLVPVHIRPKVYDKYYNGYANGTLWPLFHNFLASMSISDGHWKSYVEANHAFAKAIIDLLSPGDRIWVHDYQLMLLPQILREHQNDLKISYFHHIPFPSSEIFRAIPRRSELINGLLGADYIGFHTYDYARHFIQSAKRVAGAKTKINEIMFQDRPIKVAAHPLGVDFKAFAKTKSLGTRILERLRDSDRITFLGIDRLDYTKGLPERLKSFARFLELYPHFVGKARLIQICVPSRQNIGSYNKIRSQVERLVGKINGEFSRSDYIPVEYIFRSIPQEEVIELYQQADVMVVTPLRDGLNLVAKEYVAARTDGDGCLVLSEFAGAASEMGEALQVNPYDIETVAHTLNHALEMPPKERRERMQALRKRMKEHDNINWAQNFMAMWSQHEMDTRVNSKHLTKSEQFKLVEKIKNRERIFLFLDYDGTLAPIQDKPELAVPDKALDELMAALAPQSNIISTIVTGRPTSFCEQYLLKYGTHIAAEHGSFIRYSDDKDWEQVITVSAEDANSLQVEIMELLETYQHAVPKSHIEKKETCIVWHYRESEPEFAANQARILGESLEQMLNKTSWSVYHGKKAVEIRQSLAHKGYAVETVLDKFSWNRDDDALLTIGDDTTDEDMHRVHTKFNESIHIGSENAYSKYFLDSPANLYEFINLLIENFNPRYSISGASNDASM encoded by the coding sequence ATGAGTGAACAAGGAAAACTTTTTATCGTATCCAATCGACTGCCAGTAAACTATAACGACGAAGCTCCTGCAGGCCAGCGACTCAAGGCTAGCAGCGGTGGCCTAGTCACTGGGCTAAGAGAAATCCACGAACAATCCGATTCTCTTTGGATCGGTTTCTTGGGGCAACTCCAAGGCCAAGATCCAGAGCTTGAAAGCTATCTGAAGGAGCACAACTTAGTTCCAGTGCACATCAGACCAAAGGTATATGACAAATACTATAATGGTTACGCCAACGGCACTTTGTGGCCCCTGTTTCACAACTTTCTTGCTAGTATGAGTATATCGGATGGCCATTGGAAGTCCTATGTAGAAGCTAATCACGCCTTTGCCAAGGCCATCATTGACTTACTTTCACCGGGGGATCGAATCTGGGTGCACGATTATCAGTTGATGCTACTACCCCAAATCCTGCGGGAACATCAGAATGATCTAAAAATTTCATACTTCCACCATATTCCGTTTCCATCAAGTGAGATTTTTAGGGCTATTCCACGCCGTTCGGAGCTGATTAACGGCTTGCTGGGTGCTGACTACATCGGCTTCCACACCTATGACTACGCACGGCACTTCATCCAGTCTGCAAAACGGGTTGCAGGCGCCAAGACCAAGATCAATGAGATCATGTTCCAGGATCGGCCCATCAAGGTCGCAGCCCACCCCTTAGGCGTAGACTTTAAGGCCTTTGCAAAGACCAAAAGCCTCGGCACACGAATTTTGGAAAGGCTTCGCGATAGCGACCGGATCACGTTCTTGGGTATCGATCGCTTGGACTACACCAAAGGACTGCCTGAGCGTTTAAAATCCTTTGCCCGCTTCTTGGAGCTTTACCCACATTTTGTAGGTAAAGCCCGCTTGATTCAGATCTGTGTCCCGAGCCGGCAGAACATCGGCTCCTATAATAAGATTCGCAGCCAGGTCGAACGGTTGGTCGGGAAGATTAATGGGGAGTTTTCTCGCTCGGACTATATTCCGGTAGAGTATATTTTCCGATCGATTCCTCAAGAAGAGGTGATCGAACTTTATCAGCAAGCTGATGTGATGGTGGTCACTCCCCTTCGCGATGGTCTCAACTTGGTTGCCAAGGAGTATGTCGCTGCCCGGACTGATGGGGACGGTTGCTTGGTGCTCAGCGAGTTTGCAGGTGCTGCGAGTGAGATGGGCGAGGCGTTGCAAGTGAACCCTTACGATATTGAAACCGTCGCTCACACTCTCAATCATGCTCTGGAAATGCCACCCAAGGAACGGCGCGAGAGGATGCAAGCACTTAGAAAACGAATGAAGGAACACGACAATATTAATTGGGCCCAGAACTTTATGGCAATGTGGAGTCAACACGAAATGGATACCCGAGTCAACTCTAAGCATTTAACGAAAAGCGAACAATTCAAGCTGGTGGAGAAAATAAAGAACAGAGAGCGCATTTTCTTGTTCTTGGACTACGACGGGACTCTGGCTCCAATTCAGGATAAGCCAGAGCTGGCCGTCCCTGATAAAGCTCTCGATGAGTTGATGGCCGCTCTCGCTCCCCAAAGCAATATTATCTCGACTATTGTCACGGGGCGCCCAACAAGCTTCTGCGAGCAGTATCTATTAAAATACGGAACTCATATCGCTGCGGAACACGGTTCATTTATCCGCTACTCAGATGATAAGGACTGGGAGCAGGTGATCACAGTTTCGGCAGAAGATGCTAACTCTCTGCAAGTAGAGATAATGGAATTGCTTGAAACCTACCAGCACGCCGTACCCAAAAGTCACATCGAAAAGAAAGAGACCTGCATCGTATGGCACTACCGAGAGTCCGAGCCAGAATTTGCTGCAAACCAAGCGCGCATCCTTGGAGAAAGCTTGGAGCAAATGCTAAACAAAACCTCTTGGTCTGTCTATCACGGCAAAAAAGCCGTTGAGATTCGACAAAGTCTTGCTCACAAGGGCTATGCAGTAGAGACTGTGTTGGATAAGTTCAGCTGGAATCGAGATGATGATGCACTTCTCACCATAGGAGATGACACCACGGACGAGGATATGCACCGTGTGCACACTAAGTTCAATGAGTCGATTCACATTGGATCTGAGAACGCCTACTCAAAATACTTTCTCGATTCTCCGGCAAATCTATATGAGTTTATCAACCTGCTGATCGAGAATTTTAACCCTCGGTATTCCATTAGTGGAGCGAGTAACGATGCCAGCATGTAG
- a CDS encoding NCS2 family permease has protein sequence METFFKLKDHQTSVKTELMAGLTTFMTMAYILVVNPMFLSKAGMDAGAVFTATALSAAFATTVMALTAKLPFALAPGMGLNAFFAFTVVLGMGYSWQFALTAVFLEGLIFIALSLLNIREAIINAIPENLKKAVSSGVGLFICMIGLVNAGVIKTGMAHVGDGRLDGVVVTLGDVTGAAPLVAFIGLAFSAFCLVRGIKGALLWGIFLATAVGIPMGVTQVGDGFSPVSLPPSIAPVAFQLDFSQVFSADMAIVLFTFLFVDLFDTVGTLVGVTNKSGMVDKDGRIPRAKAALFSDAIGTTAGALLGTSTVTTYVESASGVSEGGRTGLTALAVAGLFLLALFLAPIFTLVPAAATAPALVLVGLFMMSPIQSLDLEDYTEALPAFLTVVMMPFTYSIANGIIFGFLSYIVLKMISGKATEVKPLMYAIGVLFLAKFMLLS, from the coding sequence TTGGAGACTTTTTTTAAACTCAAAGACCATCAGACTTCGGTAAAAACTGAATTGATGGCTGGATTGACGACTTTCATGACCATGGCCTACATCTTGGTTGTGAATCCCATGTTTTTGTCAAAGGCTGGAATGGATGCAGGGGCTGTTTTTACGGCAACAGCTCTTTCAGCGGCCTTTGCTACCACAGTGATGGCACTGACTGCCAAGCTTCCCTTTGCGCTAGCGCCTGGTATGGGCTTGAATGCTTTTTTCGCCTTCACTGTTGTCTTGGGTATGGGCTACTCCTGGCAATTTGCTCTCACCGCAGTCTTTTTAGAAGGCCTGATCTTCATCGCGCTATCGCTACTCAATATTCGAGAGGCGATCATCAATGCCATCCCTGAGAACCTCAAGAAGGCAGTTTCTTCTGGAGTGGGCCTATTCATCTGTATGATCGGCTTGGTCAATGCCGGGGTCATCAAAACTGGAATGGCTCATGTTGGTGATGGCCGTCTTGATGGCGTTGTGGTCACCCTTGGCGATGTTACCGGGGCCGCCCCTTTAGTGGCCTTTATAGGTTTGGCATTCAGCGCCTTTTGTTTGGTTCGTGGCATAAAGGGAGCCTTGTTGTGGGGAATCTTCTTGGCGACAGCCGTGGGAATTCCTATGGGTGTCACTCAAGTTGGAGACGGTTTTAGCCCTGTGAGCCTACCACCCAGTATCGCACCGGTTGCCTTCCAGCTCGACTTCTCGCAAGTTTTTTCTGCAGATATGGCGATAGTCCTATTTACATTTTTATTTGTGGATCTCTTCGATACCGTAGGAACCTTGGTTGGTGTGACAAATAAATCGGGGATGGTGGATAAAGACGGCCGTATTCCAAGGGCTAAGGCAGCCCTGTTTTCAGATGCTATTGGGACTACGGCAGGTGCCTTGCTTGGAACCAGCACGGTGACCACCTATGTGGAATCTGCTTCAGGAGTTTCGGAAGGTGGTCGCACGGGGCTTACAGCACTAGCTGTGGCCGGACTATTTTTATTGGCATTATTCCTAGCTCCTATCTTTACCTTAGTGCCGGCTGCTGCAACAGCTCCAGCGCTAGTGCTGGTAGGGCTTTTCATGATGAGCCCGATCCAAAGCTTGGATCTAGAAGACTATACGGAAGCCCTACCTGCTTTCCTAACAGTTGTGATGATGCCGTTTACCTATAGCATAGCGAATGGCATCATCTTTGGCTTTCTAAGCTATATCGTATTAAAAATGATTTCTGGCAAAGCTACAGAAGTGAAGCCCCTGATGTATGCCATTGGTGTGCTTTTCCTTGCCAAATTCATGCTGTTGAGCTGA
- a CDS encoding TetR/AcrR family transcriptional regulator, with protein MPRPRFHNLDQEKQSSILDVAEREFVAKGFAGASLNEIMREVGVSKGAIYYYFDDKADLFATCLERLMVPFEKLLHDIYISFNSQEAFWESLLDACTTIQKSHHKNPKRAAASRLEDLMKGESLLEERWRNQQGSEFAQWVSKLLSEAQSKGFMRMDLNHSLASRIWLDISHSFDHWIRETYDEGAMMLTDEQVEQLAHTQWDLLRRTLAP; from the coding sequence GTGCCGCGACCAAGATTTCATAACTTAGATCAAGAAAAACAGAGTTCCATACTTGATGTAGCAGAGCGGGAGTTCGTGGCTAAAGGTTTTGCAGGAGCGTCCCTCAATGAAATCATGCGGGAGGTAGGGGTCAGTAAGGGAGCTATTTATTATTATTTTGATGATAAGGCAGACTTGTTCGCAACCTGCCTAGAACGCTTGATGGTGCCTTTCGAGAAGCTTCTCCATGACATTTATATCAGCTTCAATTCCCAGGAAGCTTTTTGGGAATCTCTACTTGATGCTTGCACCACGATTCAGAAATCTCATCACAAAAACCCCAAGCGTGCTGCCGCTAGCCGCTTGGAGGATCTCATGAAGGGCGAGTCGCTTCTAGAAGAGCGTTGGCGGAATCAGCAAGGCTCTGAATTTGCTCAGTGGGTCTCAAAACTCCTCAGTGAAGCTCAATCAAAGGGCTTTATGCGGATGGATCTCAACCACAGCTTGGCTAGTAGGATCTGGCTCGATATCAGCCATTCTTTTGATCACTGGATTCGTGAGACCTATGATGAGGGCGCGATGATGCTCACCGATGAGCAAGTAGAACAGTTGGCGCATACCCAATGGGATTTATTGCGGCGAACTCTTGCGCCCTAG
- a CDS encoding class I SAM-dependent methyltransferase, whose protein sequence is MEKLKYYDEMRPRWANDYPSIDSIEDVWKFYKECGYQNPQDSIISLFNDIDWQQHRILDVGCDNGLMLDFICNGLSNVQGFGIDINPKAIDRATEGYPNLNFLAYDGAHFPFTDKYFDVVFMSAVAKHIRYEDREGFYDEIKRVARYLIVIEVDAKEKKLEKFSDWTFYHSNFEEEFNRYFRLQSLSREGGDMLGVYQCV, encoded by the coding sequence ATGGAAAAGCTTAAATACTACGATGAAATGAGGCCTAGGTGGGCCAACGACTATCCATCCATCGATAGTATCGAAGATGTTTGGAAATTTTATAAAGAGTGTGGCTATCAAAATCCCCAGGATTCAATCATCTCACTTTTTAATGATATTGACTGGCAACAGCATCGCATCCTTGACGTTGGTTGTGACAATGGCCTCATGCTTGACTTCATCTGCAATGGTTTGTCTAATGTTCAGGGCTTTGGCATCGATATCAATCCCAAGGCGATAGACCGTGCGACAGAAGGTTACCCGAACTTGAACTTCCTAGCCTATGATGGAGCTCACTTTCCATTTACTGATAAGTATTTTGACGTGGTTTTTATGTCTGCTGTTGCGAAACATATTCGTTATGAAGATAGAGAAGGCTTCTATGATGAGATCAAGAGGGTAGCCCGGTATTTGATAGTTATTGAAGTGGATGCTAAGGAAAAAAAGTTGGAAAAGTTCAGCGATTGGACATTCTATCATTCAAATTTTGAAGAGGAATTCAATAGGTATTTCAGGCTTCAAAGCTTGAGCCGCGAGGGTGGAGACATGTTGGGTGTCTATCAGTGCGTCTAG
- a CDS encoding NAD(P)/FAD-dependent oxidoreductase, with the protein MNKQYYDVIVLGGGPAGMNAALVLGRSRLEVLVLNAETPRNLVTTHSHGFLTQDGKHPSEILSIAKKQLKKYPLVDYRVDRAIDLVQLEIGFKVITESNEYLSRRVIVATGYKDNIDKLGIQGLREVYGKSVFPCPFCDGFEMSDRKLAVFGDANVGPMFAKIISNWSDDVVVVTNGEQIKDEQVLESLRRNKVSLIDKPIKDLVSKNGLLEKIVFEDGASVSRDGGFIADTRATESVDFLNKLKLPTSSGFIGMKSYKVDENKESPIKGLYIVGDARTGWSGVVSAAAEGSDVAASITHQIVAEKWIN; encoded by the coding sequence GTGAACAAGCAATACTATGATGTGATAGTTCTCGGTGGTGGGCCAGCGGGCATGAACGCGGCCTTGGTTTTGGGTAGGAGTCGGCTAGAAGTGCTGGTTCTCAATGCTGAAACACCTCGGAACTTAGTTACAACTCACTCCCATGGTTTCCTTACGCAAGATGGCAAGCATCCCTCGGAGATACTAAGCATCGCGAAGAAGCAGTTAAAAAAATATCCATTAGTGGACTATAGGGTTGATCGAGCAATTGACCTAGTTCAGCTTGAGATTGGCTTTAAGGTAATCACTGAGAGCAATGAATACCTTTCTCGGCGGGTCATCGTCGCTACAGGCTATAAAGACAACATTGATAAACTTGGAATCCAAGGCCTTCGTGAGGTTTACGGAAAATCTGTTTTTCCGTGTCCGTTCTGTGATGGGTTTGAAATGTCTGATAGGAAGTTAGCGGTCTTCGGCGATGCTAATGTTGGGCCTATGTTTGCGAAAATTATATCGAACTGGTCGGATGATGTGGTTGTCGTGACAAACGGTGAGCAAATCAAAGATGAGCAAGTGCTTGAAAGTTTGCGCCGAAATAAAGTATCCCTCATAGATAAGCCAATCAAAGATCTTGTTTCTAAAAATGGTCTTTTAGAAAAAATTGTTTTTGAAGATGGGGCGTCAGTTTCAAGAGACGGTGGGTTCATCGCTGACACCAGGGCCACAGAGAGTGTTGATTTTCTGAATAAACTCAAGCTTCCTACGTCGAGTGGCTTTATTGGAATGAAATCCTATAAAGTAGACGAGAACAAGGAATCGCCAATCAAAGGGCTATACATTGTTGGTGATGCTCGCACTGGCTGGAGTGGAGTGGTCAGCGCAGCCGCTGAAGGTAGCGATGTAGCCGCATCCATCACTCATCAGATTGTTGCAGAAAAGTGGATAAACTAA
- a CDS encoding TetR/AcrR family transcriptional regulator, whose protein sequence is METREKILEAAVEVFGWGPSSSLEAVAKKAGITRMTVSRHFKSKDVLLLEAREYCIDLFQKVIDEAVASQQSSIDKLTQILVNYVPLHSHYIFLIRAVAGEIEDDGNQRLRKQVASVCQITEQAKTDGYIRKDFPTAWVSSFLDFIAIGIGNVKQQGSIAPNETNRIAVESFLYGCSPKNKA, encoded by the coding sequence TTGGAAACCAGAGAAAAAATCTTAGAAGCTGCTGTGGAAGTCTTCGGCTGGGGACCTAGTTCCTCACTGGAAGCTGTGGCTAAGAAGGCAGGCATCACGAGAATGACCGTCTCTCGGCACTTTAAAAGCAAGGACGTGTTGCTCCTTGAAGCCCGTGAATATTGCATCGACCTCTTTCAGAAAGTGATCGACGAGGCCGTTGCATCGCAGCAGTCCAGCATTGATAAGCTCACACAGATTCTGGTCAATTATGTACCGCTTCACTCCCACTATATATTTTTGATCAGAGCGGTTGCTGGGGAAATAGAAGACGATGGCAATCAGCGCCTCAGAAAGCAAGTGGCGAGTGTTTGTCAGATCACGGAGCAAGCCAAAACAGATGGCTATATCAGGAAGGATTTCCCTACAGCTTGGGTGTCAAGCTTTCTTGATTTTATTGCAATTGGAATTGGCAATGTGAAGCAACAGGGCTCGATAGCACCCAACGAGACAAATCGAATTGCTGTGGAGTCTTTCCTATATGGTTGTTCCCCCAAAAACAAAGCTTAG
- a CDS encoding S1 family peptidase has translation MKKLFVNCCVSIGLMSTLVSCGVKENSSLKISNGVPANLAPMGIQKSTVGISLGGGICSGTLIREDIVLTAAHCISNRMSVTVGESFGTGDAIPVQSAVIHPSWRGQNTRTIVPNDIAVVKLSRSAVPYGAVPMPLNPSESISRDVWIAGYGQRETGGSGRLLYADVTASSVNRTFAGTIETSRQGDRQGACPGDSGGPMYTRIDGNWYVTGALSGGSGCGAGNVYSSSIYFRDFIDEAIADLGTSYPAPNPGQQPEQPDTPDDEPEVNPRNPCGEGCEKISGYLANGQVGVLGDAFYGQGVIKGFLIGAEGTDFDLYLQRRGFFGWSTVASSEGESSNEAISVSTGNSVQALRWVIKSYSGAGQFTFFSN, from the coding sequence ATGAAGAAGCTGTTTGTGAATTGTTGCGTTTCAATTGGACTGATGTCGACGCTCGTATCCTGTGGTGTGAAAGAAAACTCTAGCCTAAAAATCTCGAATGGAGTTCCAGCCAACCTTGCTCCGATGGGGATTCAAAAGTCAACTGTAGGAATCAGCCTGGGAGGTGGAATCTGTTCGGGAACTTTGATCAGAGAAGATATCGTGCTGACGGCAGCACACTGTATTAGCAATCGGATGTCTGTGACTGTAGGCGAAAGCTTTGGTACTGGGGATGCGATACCAGTGCAGAGTGCGGTGATCCACCCCAGTTGGAGAGGTCAGAATACTAGAACCATAGTGCCGAATGATATCGCAGTGGTAAAGCTAAGCCGGTCCGCTGTTCCCTATGGGGCTGTGCCGATGCCTTTGAATCCAAGCGAATCCATTTCCCGCGACGTGTGGATTGCGGGCTATGGTCAACGTGAGACCGGTGGCTCGGGTCGCCTTCTCTATGCTGACGTCACAGCGAGTAGTGTGAACCGAACCTTTGCAGGAACCATCGAAACATCTCGTCAGGGCGATCGTCAAGGTGCGTGTCCAGGGGATTCCGGCGGACCCATGTATACTCGCATTGATGGCAACTGGTACGTGACAGGCGCGCTTTCCGGAGGGTCTGGCTGTGGAGCTGGGAATGTCTACTCCAGTTCTATCTACTTTCGTGACTTTATCGATGAAGCAATTGCGGATCTAGGTACAAGCTATCCAGCTCCCAACCCAGGACAGCAGCCAGAGCAACCAGATACCCCTGATGACGAGCCAGAAGTAAATCCTAGAAACCCCTGCGGAGAAGGCTGTGAGAAGATATCTGGTTATCTTGCCAATGGGCAGGTCGGGGTCCTCGGTGATGCCTTTTATGGTCAGGGAGTCATCAAAGGTTTCCTTATTGGTGCAGAAGGGACAGACTTCGATCTCTACTTGCAGAGACGAGGCTTCTTTGGATGGTCAACTGTTGCTAGTTCGGAAGGTGAAAGCTCCAATGAAGCCATATCTGTGAGCACAGGCAATAGTGTTCAGGCTTTACGCTGGGTGATCAAATCCTATTCTGGCGCTGGTCAATTTACGTTCTTCTCCAACTAA